The Elgaria multicarinata webbii isolate HBS135686 ecotype San Diego chromosome 11, rElgMul1.1.pri, whole genome shotgun sequence genome segment CTAATATTATGATATACAACCCTAAAAACACATTCCAGAAAAACATAGCCACATCGTCCATTCCTAAAGACTTTTGCTGGTTATGCTCTATTCTTTATTCTCAGGTGACTGAATCCCTCAGATCCAGAATGGACCTGTACTGTGAAAAATTGATCTTGTGCCATCTTTAATACTCCTGTGAAACAGTATGCCATTTCTTTTGCAGGATAGTGACAAGGTCCTACCAGCATATCCTGGCTTTTGTGTTTGCCATAGACGAGATCAATGACAATCCCCAGATCCTGCACAATATCACTCTGGGGTTTCATATCTATGACAGCTACACTGATTCAAAGATGACCTATCGTGCCACTTTAGACTTtctcttcaactcccatcagtttctCCCCAACTACAAATGTGGCATTCAGAAAAATCTAATAGGAGTCATCGGGGGACTTAGCTCGGATATCTCCTCACGCATCTCAGACATCTTGGGTCTTTACGAGGTTCCACAGGTAGGATCAGCACATGAGAGCCATGATGATTCCGCAGAACTCCCCTGTAATTCACTTCTCTCCTCTCTTTCCAACCACAAGGTGATCATTTGTCATAGTGCACTGGGAGGATGTGTGGAAAGGGAGCTGAAATAAGTGGAGTTGCATTTGGAATATCATGCGGACATCTAGATATGTGTATGAGAAGTGGGGTGTTCCAAACATTGTCATTTTAACCCAATTTTAGTTATACTTGGAGTAGAACCTTTGCATTCACTGGCCAGGGGCTTTGTTAAGAGACACCTATCTGGGCATGGGCCCCAGATCTTTTGAGGTGTGCCCTTGTTCTTCTGAGTAGTCCCAATAGCCATCATCTGCCTTAAAACAAGCCTGCTTCTCTCTGACCTCAGTAGCCTTACAGTTACTGATTAGGATTAACAGACCAAAAGGGAATGCAGCGTTAACGCACCAGCCTTTTAATCTAGAGGGTAGACTGCCACCTTTTCTTCCACAGTCTGCCCGTtgtatttttctctccccctacTTTTTGAAGAGGGAGATGAAAGGGCAGAAAAAGATCCATGTGAAATTCTGGTATTTCACACAGCATCTGATTTTACTGCCCCAAAATGGAACCTTCGGCTTCAACAGAAATATAGTAGCTTCTGCACAGAGGAGGATTCAATCAACCTCCACAAACCATTTTCTCCCCCTAAACTTTAGGTTCTCTTAAATAGCTGCAAGCCTCAAGATTTTTCCAAAAGGAGAGTTAGGACTATACGATACCATGAACAAGGAAGTGCTAATggtttaaaaatgcaagaaaaagcCTGCAGTCACCTTGCCTCATATAGTTAATTTGTGCAATCCTTACAAACCTTCCACAGACTCCTAAATTTCTCCGAAGTGCTACAACTCTGAAAGGAGATATTATGCTTGGGGACTTCTCTCTCGCACACCTCCAATCACCATTCTACTTTTCTCTTTTTATCTCTCCTATCCAAGATctcctttctcttctttattCCACCCAGAGCATATCTTGGGGAATCCTCAGGAACATAGGGAAAGAAGTGTGTAAAAAAGACAAATGtgttattttagcactttttaaTGGGCCATAACTGACATTTTTATCAGATTACTATTGCTCAATTGTAGAACTCATCAGCTGGATCATGGATACCAAGTTAAAAgttaacaggtgtcatttttaaaagcagtagaatTTAGAGGCTTATAATAGCTGAAGGGTTTGTTCTGTGACTCCCTTTTGACGAATGAAGATGCCATTAGATATCCCTGTTCCCATTCGGAAATGTCTGGCATTTTTTCTTTGctcacttcccttcccttttttttaagatTTCATATGGCTCATTTAAGTCTGCAGTGAAAGATCAAACCAATTCCCATTCCTTTTACCACATTGTCCCCAATGAAGACCTGCAGTACCAGGGACTTGTCCAGTTACTAATGCATTTCAGGTGGAAATGGGTCGGACTTATTGCTGCAGCTGATGAAGGTGGAGATCACTTCTTGGAGACCATGGAACCTCTGCTTTTGCAGAATGGAGTCTGTTTGGCATTCACAGAAAGGTTTGAAAACAATGTGTATATATATGATCTAAATCAAATGGCCATTGACAAATTGAAGGTTTTGGAAACTATCATGGAGAGCAAAGCCAAGGCAGCTGTAATACATGGAGAATCTGAAGCCATTTTAGGGTTGGAATGTTTACTATGTGTAAGCAGCTTGTTTCCTCTTATATTTCCTGAGTATAAGGGAAGGTTCTCTGCAGCAAAAGTGTGGATAACAACAGCCCAAATCGATTTCACATTAAGTACCTTTGCAAAAGTTGGTGGACTTGATATACAAATGTTCCATGGTGCCCTTTCCTTTACAATTCCATCAAAGGAGCCTCAAGGCTTCCATGAATTTCTTCAGCTTGTAAATCCTTCCTGGGAAAAAGAAGATGGTTTTGTTCAGGATTTCTGGGAACAAGCATTTGGTTGTTCACTTTCAGACTCAATTGTGAGATTCATAGGTGGACCATGTACAGGAGACGAGATGTTGGAGAGCCTTCCAACATCCCTTTTCGACATGAGCATAAGCGGCCACAGCTACAGTATCTATAATGCTGTCTACACTGTGGCACTTGCCTTAAACACCTTCTACTCAGCTAGAGTCAACCACAGAACAATGGAGAGCAGAGACAGATTGTCTCTTCAAAACGTAGAACCCTGGCAGGTAACTTCTCCTCACTGACTGAAGTCAATAGTCATGCTCGAGTTACTGGACTATGGAGTGACATGCAGTAGTCCTAAAAGCCGGCGTTCATTATATTAACGGTATAGCTAGCATgtatatctttttttcttttcttagattTGGCATTGGGGTCTTATATTTATTGGGAATTCCTATACTGTAATTTTATGTTTAATACATACGTGCCTCCAGGGCTATGGATTTACCAGTaatctacacaaacacacacacacacacacacacacacacacactacagctgTGGGACTTTGTAACTACAGAATTGTGACCATGGGACACTCTTTTTCCATATTCCATAGTTACAATGGGCATGAAACTTCAGCTGAGGACAGAAGTATTAAAAATGGACACCCACCCTCATCTGTTTAAATGTAGCATAATATTTAGCTCTATAGCTCTACAAAGCATCCAACTCTTGTCTTGATCATCTTATTAATTTTCTTTCGTTCCCAAACATGAatgctataataataattaataactaATTAATAACttaataactaatttactaacagcagctagactgataattgctaggaattggaaagaacaaatagaatataaaatagaagaatggtataaagaagtctgggatattgctattaatgaaaGGCTAACGAGGtgtatgaaagttaagaaaggaatattaaagcggaatgattttgaggagatttggaaaccatttgttaaatttgtattaggaaagggaaagggtgtaaaccatcacaagatgtgttacaattttggagtggagaataatggtcccagggggtgggttgcactttttattattatcatttttattatggttattattattattattattattattattattattattattattattgtattaagtaggttttttctttgttctttatcattattattataattattaaaaaataaaaataaataaattaaaaaataaaggcatGAACGTTCTGTTCACACCCTCATTCTTGTGTCCATGGAGCCTTAACCGTCGTCATTTATACAAGGCAAGAATtttgtaatttctggagcctccattgtgtgcaaatTGGAGGCCCTGGATGACGGCAGACGGGGTCACAGCTTTGTCAGGTGCTCACCGTGCCACAAAGAAGCTTGCATTGTGCCACAACGAGGAACAAGCAGTGGTGGCAGATTGGCGAGTATCTGATGGACTCTGTGTGAGTCTGTTCATCCATGTTTTTAAGTTCTCTTTCACCTGTCAAACTttaattgaggggagacatgatagcactattcaaatacttgagTCGTTGTCATAAAGAAGATGGTCAGGATCTTTTCTTGAATATCCTggagagcaggacatggaataatgggctcaagttacaggaattctGATTTCCTCTGGAcagcagaaaaaacttcctgaacattagagcagtacgacaatgggaccgattacctagggaggtagtgggttcACCCACATttgaggtattcaagaggcagctggacagccaatctgtcagggattcctgcattgagcagggggttggactcaatggcatttttgggcccttccaactccactattctatgattcattatgTATCACTCATTCCCTATATCTGCTATCTATATGGGGCTTCATTATTTTGTtccaaaaagggggggaacctgtccccctccctttatggcttcaaaattttgaaatattttcatcCCAATTTTATATCTctaatccagacttagtcatatttagagtagacccattgaaaccaccactaatttaagtcccattgatgtcagtgggtctactccaagtataaCTAAACCTGTATCCAAACACATGAGTCTATAGCCTTATTTCATCTTCACAGACAGCCTTGGAAGTTCTCTTGGCAAAACCTATTGGAAGAATCTTAATGAAAATATTACCGCCATTTGATTCTCTTTCTCCCTTCACCTAGCTCCATTCATTGATTCAGACAATCTCATTCAACAACAGTGCTGGAGATGAAATTTCATTTAATCAACATGGAGTATTTGAAGGTGGGTTTGATATTACCAACTTGGACACTTTCCCAAATAACTCCTATGTCATGGTCAAAGTAGGAAGGATCAATCATCTTCCAGTCAATGGATTTGCCATTAATGAGGAGAGAATCAATTGGCACAAAGGCCTGACTCAGGTAGGGGAACAACTGCATTTCTTTACACACTGCAAAGTTAATTTGACATTTATTAGAATGGTGTATTGGGAAAGGgaagaaattgctttttaaaaagattacaTCAATATATGAAGAGTTGAGCAAAGCCATAATACAATACACCATCCAGAGAGGGCACTTCTGActaatgcaggatctacactactgctttatcatggtATATACCAGTTtggacaactgctggggcccaggacacagtctaCATACTGTTTCAGAacgtttccaaagtgttatatcctgcttggcctaAAGTGGACAAGTGGCTAATTGTCCATCATCTGAATCATGTATCTAGTTAATGGTGTTAGAGGGAATGCTAAGCTAATTATACCACTCGGCTGACTAAGAAGAGTAATTCTAATGTTCTAGCGTCCATTAGATGCTTAGTAGAACATGTAATCCtttgtagattcctgcattgagcaggaggttggacttgatagccttgtaggccccttccaactctgctattctatgattctatgattccatgatactATGACTTCATGTGCAATCTCTTCAGTATCACTGGCCTTCCTTTTTACTAGTAGATTAACTGGTGTGAAATTATTTCCTCAAACGTATTCCTAATACTAAGCTCTTCTAATATCCTTGAATAGGTGCCACCTCTTTCTCTTTGTAATGAAAATTGCCATCCAGGTTACAGCAAAACAAAGAAGGAggggaagacattttgctgctatgattgtgctCCGTGTCCAGATGGCATGTTCTCAGATGAGAATGGTAGGACATCATATATCAAAATatactttctctttttttcatgAAAATGCAACCAATACTTCTCCAGATTCTGTTCTGAATTACATCCTGGAGACTTTTTAAAACCACTCCTGCACTATGTATAACTTAACAGATTAACTTATAAATGTATAAGTCGATATTTGCTATTGGCCATTTTGAGGGAACCTATTTTGGAAACATAGGTAATGTATTATAGTGTTAATAAAAAATCAAGTTCCCAGAAAATTCTGAAGCATTAGCTGGTCCATACTCTGCAGAGTACTTGTGTTTCAAAGAAGAAGGTAGGGTCATCACATGAAATACCCAACTTTCATGGAGGACATACCAGAATTACCCATTCTTCTTATAGTATCTTAGACAGAGGAATTTTATTTGTGAAAGATACTTGCTTATGTGAACTCTTGGTTATGCAGTATTTCACATCAGGAACAATTTGttattggctctgaagctttctATGATTGTTTTTCAGACATGGAGACTTGTGCCAATTGTCCGGAAAGTCACTACCCAAATGAATTCCGGGATCAATGCATTCCTAAGATTCCAAACTTCCTAGATTTTGAAGACATTTTGGCCATTGCTTCAATTTGTTCAGTACTTTTGTTGTCTCTCATCACAGCTCTTGTGCTTGGCACCTTCATTAGACACAGGGACACTGCCATAGTCAAAGCAAACAACTGTACCCTCAcctacattctcctcatctccctcctcttGTGTTTCCTCTGTACCTTCCTGTTCATGGGGAAGCCTAAGAAGGTCACCTGCCTTcttcgacaaactgcttttggtATCGTCTTCTCTGTGTCCCTCTCAACCATCTTGGCCAAAACGATATCTGTGGTTCTGGCCTTCATGGCTACCAAACCAGGATCCCAgatgaggaaatgggtggggaaaagactggcATATTCCATTGTCCTCTCATGCTCCATTATTCAAGCTGTGCTCTGTGCTCTGTGGCTGGCAACTTCTCCACCCTTTCCAGATGTAGACATGACCTCCATGACTGAAGAAATTATACTATTATGTAATGAAGGTTCAGTCCTCATGTTCTCTTGTATCATGGGATACATGGGCCTCTTGGCCACTGTCAGCTTTACAGTGGCCTTCCTGGCCAAGAAGTTGcctgacagttttaatgaagccaagttcatcaccttcagcatgttagtCTTTTGCAGTGTATGGATGTCCTTTGTTCCAACTTATCTCAGTACAAGAGGGaagtacatggtggctgtggagatcttctctatcttggccTCTGGTGCTGGGTTACTCTGctgcatctttttccccaaatgctacattattgtggTGAGGCCTGAGCTGAACAACAGAGAGGAGCTAATGCGAAGAAAGAGATAACAAACAGAAGAGTTTGTGGTTTCATTGATGATCTTGGTATACTATAGAAAAACATAAAAGTAATcaaagctgtgcccatcgggctggggagggaatcatggggggagtTGGGGGCCAGTGGAAGAGCGGAaccggtgggagagatggggggaagagtggagccagggtggggagatcatggagaTCACTTGACCTCTTTGCATACAATGGATGCCTTTAGGCAATTAACAGTACAGATGACCAAACTATGCTAAGCTCCCAGTTTAACGTTTAAAACTCATTTATTGTATTCACAGGGCAAATTCCACGCTATGTGGGACATTAGAATGCTGTTTGTTGATCCGTTTTGAGTTGGGGTGGCCACAACTAGGATTAGGAGAACATTTTTAGATGAAGTTTCCGCCCTCTTGCTGCGATTGGCAGGCACTCAAGGGCGTGTGGTTTTAACATTCGGCGTGCATCATGTTGGCCGGATTTCTCAGCCACCAGGATACTTCTAAGGGCATCTTAATTTTGTTAGGATGCTGAGGGACCTCCTTCATTTGGAGTTTTCTCATAGTCACAACTTTGCACATAAACCAGTCCTCCAATTTTCTTGCATATTTTCTTGCAACAGTAGTAACAGTTCAGGCATCTATACTACCCTTATATAGTCTAGAGATGAGGACCATTTTCTTGCAAGAGAATTTATGGTTATTATACAAAGACTGGCTTTATTTAACATGGCTAAGCCTGGTTGAGCCTGTATGTGGGCTGTTGTGTGCCCATCCCCAGGGGTAAGAGCATGTCCAGAGAATGGCCGGGGCAAGCGAAAATTGGGATCTGAAGTCACTAGTGCCAGGACCCTTATCTTAAATAGACAGCCATCCTTGCCTATCAGGGGGCAGATAGTGTGGCAGTGGCCTATTCCCATAGACCTTTCGCTGTATTTCGATATGGGTCTCACAAAAGCGGTTGTCATTAGCAAGATGCCCCTCTTGCCTTGTGACTATGTTTTAGGGGGGTTAGTACCAGATAATACCATCTCTAAAGAGAATTTTCTGGCAATCTACATACAAGACGGCAGCATGGGTCTTATCCGGGAGCAGTAGTACATGAAGATGCAGCCACATAACAGAGGGCTTCTGCCTGAATGATTCCGTGTAGGGGGAGCAGCCCAGGTGTTGTTTAAGAACAGGGAGGAGTCTGTTAGGGGGCAGTCTCATTATGCCTTTCTGCCTCCATAATCCCTGGTAGCACTAAACTTGCGTCTGGTAACAGGAGTGTACATAATAATTTTGAACTCAAAATTATGGCGTGGTCAGGTGGGGATCCTACTTTTCCCACAAATTGATTTCAGGATGCAACATCCTCCCACCTATTGGGGAGTCCCTAGCTACATGGACTGCAAGGCATAACTATCTTTTACGCCACTGCCATATCACATTTATTGGGTGTTGGGGTTTCTAAATGGGAGGTATCAGCCAATGTTTGTGCATCATGTTCGTACCCTGCTGCTTCAAGATGTTGTGTCACCCAGATTGCCTCCCTATGGTCCCAATTTGTTTAGGACCATCCAACATGGTAAGCCTTGCGGCACCAGCTGGGGAATACAGGTtccctttgaggccaaccctcctcacccagtcagagccctgcggccttgggggtgggggtgacaccagaatgcctccctaccccaagaggggCAAGCCTGTGAGGTGGCGAATTGACACCTCACAGCAGcataaaacggcacaaaactagcacaaagctttggcaccggtttggaggttctatgacaaagttcgttttttggtgtgttaactatgaaccccatttgaagtatcaatacacagctgttggtggcagcacaaaactagcactaatttttggcacctgtttggagtggatctgagaatgtgaaatttttctcatccaccagaccacaccttatgTTATGTTATTGTGTGCTGCTTTGCCCTCACAATTGTGTGTGCTTATGTACAAAGGCTGCTTCagtaacatacacacacacacacacagagagagagagagagagagaggagatatatatatagatatagatatagatatagatatagatatatggtTTTTTATAATGAAAAGATGGACAGAAAGTAAGAATCAACACAGAGACAAACACAGGGTTTTACAATGGAAAGGATGCCTGGCTGGAacaaggggaggaggggagaaagcaaACACGTTCTCAACAGGAACAAactaaatattaaataataaagagcagaagaaaagaaaggcaaaagaGTGACAGAACAGGGAAAGGTGAATGAGAAGGAAATGAAAGAAACCCCCACACAACAAAACTCTTCCAAAACTATCTCCCACCACACAGTTCCAAACAACAGTCTTTCTCCCACAAACGCCAACCCCACAAAGAAACAATGAGGAAAGATCTCTCCTAATCTCGCCCTCCtaaagccctcctccaccattgtgattggtggctgctggaaacttgagcaggattgggggatACAGTGCTGGAGGCTTTGGGATAATTGGGAGTTGAAGCTATCAATCACCCCCCTGAaaactccttctccccctccctcttttaagttattttttaaaaattaattgcaaggaAACCACTGAACATATGTGTCTGAAAATTAACACACATAACGTACACAAGGCGATCTCTAAGTTCCCCAAGTTTCAagtttctatgttaaaaaaaaaaaataggcgtGTGTTTTTTTCCATTGAAAGTCAAAGGGGGTGAAAAACACGGTTTGGCCTAAAACGGCACCTGAACCTCCGAATCAGTCCAAATCGATTTGGAAAGATCTAATTTGGCTTGGACCGATTCGGAGATTCCCCAAACTACCTTGGATCTGTAATTTGGGGGTCTAaatcaccccaatctgcttcagattcggggttctGATCCaaggcggagcacagccctacttttaataATAACACCCAATTTGGCACAAGCGTACACTTTTAAATGTTGATCATAAATTGCTCAGGAGAATACAGTGGCTGTATGAAAACTCTAGTCTATGTGTGAGAATCTCTTCGGGTGGAGATCTTTCAGATCCTATTATTATCAACAAAGGAGTGCACCAGGGATGTCTGCTAGCACCTCTCTTATTTAATCTATATCTTAATAAGTCTCCTCCTTATCTAGACCTGATTTCTCCCCACCTCATCTAAAGGTCAGGAGTATCTCAGTGTTATTATATGCAGATGATGCTGTTCTCTTGTCATACACCGAGGTGGGGATGTATAGGCTTCTAAGAGCCTTAAGCTCTTATTGTATGAGGGAAGCCCTTCAAGTCAATTACGAAAAAACAAAAATCTTAGTTTTGGGCAAAAGGAGGAAGAAATACTGATGGCAGCTAGATAGCTACCTACCTGATCAGGTCAATAAGTGCAAATATCTCAGAGTGATATTTCAAAGATCAGGATCCTGGTCTGATCATTTGAAAGCAACGGTTTTGACAGCTAATGCAACTGGCAATGCCACTCTTTGCTTTGCAGCAGGACCAGGTGGAAAGATGGTAGCACCCTTAATAGGGCTATTCAAAAGTACATTACACACCCAGATTTTATATGGGACACCTGCCTGGGCCCATGCAAACATTACCTCATTGGAGTCAACACAGCATCAATTCCTATCCAGAGTACTCTGGGTACCTAGATCCACCTCCATGGCTATTGTTCGATTAGAAACAGCTTGTCATTCAGTAGGAACACTTGTCCAAAAAGCAGCCATCTTGTTTTGGCTAAAGATAGTGTTCCAACTGGTCTCACCCTTGGTTTTATCAGCATGTGAAGACAGGGGTAAAGACTCATGGGCAGACAAGATAAGAATATCTATCTCTGAGCTGGGCTTTTCGTAAACATACCTACTAGCAAGGGGGTATGATAGGGCCAGGGAGGAGGTCTTTAGACGGCTACATGAGGGAAGGTCCCCCCATACTTAACTTCTGTCACCTCCTATGAGCTGTGATGGCTTATGACTCAGTGCAGACTGAATTCACTCCTGCTGATGGTGGTGAAGGCATGCTATAGGTCTCACCACAGTGTAAAAGCAGATTGCCCAGTCGGCTGTCTTAAGGCAGAGGACATGGTACACTTCCTATCAGAGTGCCCATTGTATGCAGAACTGAGGAGGCAATATCTTGAGCCCTTAATTGTTGGGTTCAATTATATCTCCTCTGCAAGCATATCTCTAACACTACTGGCAGGTACAGACTATTACACATcatataggactgccaagtttgtcaaaTGGACTCTGGAGAAACGAAAGtcactggcagccataaaagactaaacttattaatataatataatatgtcagCAAATGTTGTCCAGGATTGCGGTATGTTTTGGCCTACTCTTGTTGGCCATTTTGTTTacactttgtattttggtgtTGCCTCTGCTGTGAGGAGTATTTTGTTGAGTTTCTGTGTGCGCAAGCAATAAACTACCAAGCAATAAACTGTTGAAAGAAGCATTAATGCTTTAATAATATCCCACAACTTCATGCTGAATTAACCTCACACTCCAATTACCTGATGCACTCTTGAACTGGTGCTCCAAAAGTCACCCAAAAATATAATCCCTCCTCCTCAATTTACTGGCTCCTGAGTCATTAGACCCCTGCCCCATAGCTGTTATCTGTTAATCCCAGATATGCATAGCCTTTGTTcaaaagaagaaaggggggaaacaacCTTTTTATTgtacaagttttatttttaaaacgtaCAGTATAAGTGTTCACAGGCATCACAAGCATTCAGGTAAAATTTATAAGATCTCTTACGATCAATTTTTTAATAATAGACATCCaatgttgaattttaagatgccttttaataatgtgctgcttttaataatgtatttgttttatatgttttaatcaattatatgtattttatggtgtttgcagttgtgttgtaccctgccttgatccagagggagaggcgagtaacaaataaaattattattattattattattattattattattattattattattattattattattatcagagtTCATAGGCTTGCAAACGAATATAAGAGCAGCCACTCCACATCCTAAATTTAGGGGCTAGGCTTTACTATCTGCAACCTATTTAACTCTTCTAACTATTCCAAAATATAGGAAAGCGTTTACAGTAGCTAAGTTCAATGTGCTTCCCTCTGCACTTTTGGAGAGTAGATACAATAGTGTTCCACGTTCTGAGCACTTATGCCCCTGTAAAGTTGGCATGATAGAGACTGTGGGCCATGTGCTGCTGTACTGTTCCTTCCCGTACCATTTGGCATATTTTCATTACCCCTGTCgtacaaggaatacctgggagatctgatgtattttatattaattcTGCCTGCCCGGGCAGAATTCtcagataacctccaaggtggctagattctgtgctgctgcaattgcttcTCGGCGTGGGATGATACCATCT includes the following:
- the LOC134405814 gene encoding vomeronasal type-2 receptor 26-like → MVVVLLLLLLLRNVVWKANSFKCTRNKPTYIPHEWYQSGDLLIGGITSHIQYLPPKISFRRHPSREKIQIPVIVTRSYQHILAFVFAIDEINDNPQILHNITLGFHIYDSYTDSKMTYRATLDFLFNSHQFLPNYKCGIQKNLIGVIGGLSSDISSRISDILGLYEVPQISYGSFKSAVKDQTNSHSFYHIVPNEDLQYQGLVQLLMHFRWKWVGLIAAADEGGDHFLETMEPLLLQNGVCLAFTERFENNVYIYDLNQMAIDKLKVLETIMESKAKAAVIHGESEAILGLECLLCVSSLFPLIFPEYKGRFSAAKVWITTAQIDFTLSTFAKVGGLDIQMFHGALSFTIPSKEPQGFHEFLQLVNPSWEKEDGFVQDFWEQAFGCSLSDSIVRFIGGPCTGDEMLESLPTSLFDMSISGHSYSIYNAVYTVALALNTFYSARVNHRTMESRDRLSLQNVEPWQLHSLIQTISFNNSAGDEISFNQHGVFEGGFDITNLDTFPNNSYVMVKVGRINHLPVNGFAINEERINWHKGLTQVPPLSLCNENCHPGYSKTKKEGKTFCCYDCAPCPDGMFSDENDMETCANCPESHYPNEFRDQCIPKIPNFLDFEDILAIASICSVLLLSLITALVLGTFIRHRDTAIVKANNCTLTYILLISLLLCFLCTFLFMGKPKKVTCLLRQTAFGIVFSVSLSTILAKTISVVLAFMATKPGSQMRKWVGKRLAYSIVLSCSIIQAVLCALWLATSPPFPDVDMTSMTEEIILLCNEGSVLMFSCIMGYMGLLATVSFTVAFLAKKLPDSFNEAKFITFSMLVFCSVWMSFVPTYLSTRGKYMVAVEIFSILASGAGLLCCIFFPKCYIIVVRPELNNREELMRRKR